In the genome of Oncorhynchus clarkii lewisi isolate Uvic-CL-2024 chromosome 4, UVic_Ocla_1.0, whole genome shotgun sequence, one region contains:
- the LOC139407647 gene encoding sodium-dependent phosphate transport protein 2B-like, producing MAPRPEVRDTSSPTLDDADTAPKDSVVLPAFSTEDKYEDDPWNLPELQDNGLKWSELDTKGKVLRVLTASVKFILLVGFLYMFVCSLDVLSSAFQLVGGKAAGDIFQDNAVLSNPVAGLVIGVLVTLLVQSSSTSSSIVVSMVSSGLLEVQSAVPVIMGANIGTSVTNTIVAMMQAGDRNEFRRAFAGATVHDFFNWLSVLILLPLEAATGVLYKLTKIIIDSFNIQGGNNAPDLLNVITDPLTDAIIELDKNVISDIATGDPAARNKSLIKIWCKTEKITTLVNITVPSDANCTTGALCWVEGNKTLTQIHVTETINLEICNHIFVFANLPDLAVGLILLALSLLILCTCLILIVKLLNSMLKGQVAVVIKKVLNTDFPFPFGWVTGYIAIMVGAGMTFIVQSSSVFTSAITPLVGIGVISLERAYPLTLGSNIGTTTTAILAAMAAPGETLANSLQVALCHFFFNIAGILLWYPIPFTRIPIRLARALGNRTAKYRWFAALYLLLCFLLMPLTILGLSLAGWQVLVGVAVPIVVLAIFIIVVNLMQARCPQYLPSGLRDWDFLPRPLHSMAPWDRVVTSGMAFCGARCCCCCKCCQSTDDEEKGLQERKKSLEIYDNPVLTRDDEPQETSKETMKATQL from the exons ATGGCTCCTCGTCCAGAAGTCAGAGATACCTCGTCTCCCACTCTTG ATGATGCAGATACGGCACCCAAAGACTCAGTCGTCCTGCCAGCATTTTCTACAGAGGACAAGTATGAGGATGACCCCTGGAACCTCCCTGAACTGCAGGACAATGGACTCAAGTGGTCAG AGTTGGATACCAAAGGGAAGGTTTTGCGGGTTCTGACTGCGAGTGTCAAGTTCATTCTGCTGGTTGGATTTCTCTACATGTTTGTTTGCTCTCTAGACGTCCTGAGCTCTGCTTTCCAGCTAGTTGGAG GTAAGGCAGCTGGGGACATCTTCCAGGACAATGCGGTGCTGTCCAACCCTGTGGCTGGCCTGGTGATTGGAGTGCTGGTCACATTGTTAGTCCAGAGTTCTAGCACGTCCTCCTCTATTGTGGTCAGCATGGTGTCTTCTGGAT TGCTGGAGGTCCAGTCTGCAGTGCCAGTCATTATGGGAGCCAACATTGGAACCTCAGTCACCAACACCATTGTGGCCATGATGCAGGCAGGGGACAGAAATGAGTTCCGCAG GGCGTTTGCTGGTGCCACAGTGCATGACTTCTTCAACTGGCTGTCTGTGCTAATCCTGCTGCCTCTGGAGGCAGCTACTGGTGTCCTGTACAAACTCACCAAGATCATCATCGACTCCTTCAACATCCAGGGGGGAAACAACGCCCCTGACCTGCTCAATGTCATCACCGACCCTCTCACCGATGCCATCATAGAG CTGGACAAAAATGTAATCAGTGACATTGCCACCGGCGACCCAGCAGCCAGAAACAAGAGTTTGATCAAAATCTGGTGCAAAACAGAGAAAATCACG ACTCTTGTGAATATAACAGTTCCCTCGGATGCCAATTGCACGACCGGTGCCCTCTGTTGGGTGGAAGGCAACAAGACATTGACCCAGATACATGTCACTGAAACAATCAATCTAGAGATAT GCAACCATATCTTTGTTTTTGCTAACCTGCCTGACCTGGCTGTGGGCCTCATTCTGCTGGCCCTATCCCTGCTCATCCTCTGTACCTGCCTCATCCTCATTGTCAAGCTGCTCAACTCCATGCTTAAGGGACAGGTGGCTGTGGTCATCAAGAAGGTGCTCAACACAG ACTTCCCTTTCCCCTTTGGCTGGGTCACTGGTTACATTGCCATCATGGTCGGAGCAGGAATGACCTTCATTGTCCAGAGCAGCTCTGTCTTCACCTCTGCAATCACTCCCCTTGTTG GTATTGGTGTTATTAGCCTTGAGAGAGCTTATCCTCTGACATTGGGCTCAAATATCGGCACAACTACCACTGCTATTCTTGCTGCTATGGCTGCTCCTGGAGAAACACTGGCCAACTCACTGCAG gttgCACTGTGCCATTTCTTCTTCAACATAGCGGGGATTCTGCTGTGGTACCCCATCCCCTTCACTCGGATCCCCATCCGCTTGGCCAGAGCCCTGGGGAACCGCACAGCAAAGTACCGTTGGTTCGCAGCGCTCTACCTCTTACTCTGCTTCCTCCTCATGCCCCTGACTATCCTGGGGCTCTCCCTGGCCGGCTGGCAAGTCCTGGTTGGGGTGGCCGTACCCATTGTTGTCCTCGCCATCTTCATCATCGTTGTTAACCTGATGCAGGCACGTTGTCCTCAGTACCTGCCCAGCGGGCTGCGTGACTGGGACTTCCTGCCCCGCCCCCTGCACTCCATGGCCCCCTGGGACCGTGTGGTGACGTCAGGCATGGCCTTCTGCGGCgctcgctgctgctgctgctgcaagtGCTGCCAGAGTACTGACGATGAAGAGAAGGGTTtgcaggagaggaagaagagtcTGGAGATATATGATAACCCAGTCCTAACCAGAGACGATGAGCCGCAAGAGACCTCCAAGGAAACTATGAAAGCCACACAGCTCTAA